One segment of Candidatus Dormiibacterota bacterium DNA contains the following:
- a CDS encoding 2-oxo acid dehydrogenase subunit E2 — protein MAEIVELRVPDIGIFKDVPVIEVLVKPGQRVKHNDSLITLESEKASMEIPSPAEGTIAEVKVKVGDPVSQGSVIATIEAATAPVQPAAQPQAAPAPQPQAAPASKPAPAQPSDGAIVHASPSIRRFARELGVDLHAISGTGPHDRITREDVQGFVKAALAGAAGNSGIGAGLPPWPAIDFAQYGQIERRPLSRIRRLAGPNLHRNWLQIPHITNYDEADVTGLEKFRLKINAEQVKKKSAKLTMLAFLVRACVAALKEFPEFNSSLDGDQLVYKKYYNIGFAADTKDGLIVPVLKNADAKGLLEIAAEAAELAAKAREGKLGLATMSGGSFTISSIGGIGGTQFTQIVNAPEVAILGATRVAMKPVWNRKRFVPRLMLPISVSYDHRVIDGASAARFLVYVANALADFRRVML, from the coding sequence GTGGCGGAAATCGTCGAGCTGCGCGTTCCCGATATCGGCATCTTCAAGGACGTGCCGGTGATCGAAGTGCTCGTCAAGCCCGGTCAGCGCGTCAAACACAACGATTCCCTCATCACGCTCGAGAGCGAAAAGGCCTCGATGGAGATCCCGTCGCCGGCGGAGGGAACGATCGCGGAGGTCAAGGTCAAAGTCGGCGACCCCGTCTCGCAAGGAAGCGTGATTGCGACGATCGAGGCAGCCACGGCTCCAGTGCAACCGGCTGCGCAGCCGCAAGCAGCGCCCGCACCGCAACCGCAAGCAGCGCCCGCGTCGAAGCCGGCGCCGGCGCAACCGAGCGATGGCGCAATCGTTCACGCGAGCCCGTCGATCCGGCGCTTCGCGCGCGAGCTCGGCGTGGACTTGCACGCAATTTCCGGAACGGGACCACACGATCGCATCACGCGCGAGGACGTGCAGGGCTTCGTCAAGGCCGCGCTCGCTGGGGCCGCGGGCAACAGCGGAATCGGCGCCGGCCTGCCGCCGTGGCCGGCGATCGACTTCGCACAATACGGACAGATCGAGCGTCGGCCGCTCTCGCGCATTCGGCGCCTCGCGGGCCCGAATCTCCATCGCAACTGGCTGCAGATTCCGCACATCACGAACTACGACGAAGCGGACGTCACCGGACTCGAGAAGTTTCGCCTAAAGATCAATGCGGAACAGGTAAAAAAGAAGAGCGCGAAGCTCACGATGCTCGCCTTTCTCGTACGGGCGTGCGTCGCGGCGCTCAAGGAGTTCCCGGAGTTCAACAGCTCGCTCGACGGCGACCAGCTCGTCTACAAGAAATATTACAACATCGGCTTCGCCGCCGACACGAAGGACGGGCTCATCGTTCCCGTTCTCAAGAACGCGGACGCAAAGGGACTGCTCGAGATCGCTGCCGAGGCAGCCGAGCTGGCGGCGAAGGCGCGTGAAGGGAAGCTCGGCCTCGCCACGATGAGCGGCGGCTCGTTCACCATCTCGTCGATCGGCGGCATCGGCGGCACGCAGTTCACCCAGATCGTCAACGCTCCCGAGGTCGCGATCCTCGGTGCGACGCGCGTGGCGATGAAACCGGTCTGGAACAGGAAACGCTTCGTTCCGCGCCTCATGCTACCGATTAGCGTCAGCTACGATCACCGCGTCATCGACGGAGCGAGCGCCGCACGTTTTCTCGTCTACGTCGCGAACGCGCTCGCCGA